In Desulfuromonadaceae bacterium, a single window of DNA contains:
- a CDS encoding sigma 54-interacting transcriptional regulator: MTQRILVVDDEESIRFTFDAFLTEAGYTVHSARSLSACLKKIDQQGFDLIFMDIMLGRDSGLEALRECKKRLQHTPVVMITGAPEVHTAAEAMRGGAFDYVPKPLRQETLLRVTRVALEHKNLLDQQEQLRSRLQTVFASVKEGIFVFDEELRIVDANDAAFALFECCPQVIGRLLSELNDKELAGLNEIRHMLESRCEGEIFRFEMPSASGQTKVFSLTMAALVAERSNALSGIVMTARDETRLDALERSLEQRQRFDKMVGKSRAMQDVYKLVDTLADIDTTVLISGESGTGKELIAESLHFRGLRRDAPLVKVNCAALPDNLLESELFGHVKGAFTSAMSDRVGRFQQAHGGTIFLDEIGDISPALQVRLLRVLQEKEFERVGSNATISVDVRIVAASNRSLLEQVKAGAFREDLYYRLKVIEIKAPPLRERKSDIPLLINHFIDEFNSKFHRSVAGLSRQAMQLLIDYNWPGNVRELQHVLEHAFILCRDTVLSVEHLPGEFQEMLDAATSASVVVNEKDRILAVLDRTGWNKSRAADLMGISRRTIYRKIDEFGINAPG; this comes from the coding sequence ATGACGCAGCGAATTCTGGTGGTTGATGACGAAGAAAGTATCCGTTTCACGTTTGATGCCTTTCTGACTGAAGCTGGTTACACTGTGCATTCTGCCCGGTCATTAAGCGCGTGTCTGAAAAAGATCGACCAGCAGGGATTCGATTTGATCTTTATGGACATTATGCTTGGCCGGGACAGTGGGCTGGAGGCCTTGCGCGAATGTAAAAAACGTTTGCAGCATACCCCGGTTGTAATGATCACCGGAGCGCCGGAAGTTCATACTGCAGCCGAGGCAATGCGTGGCGGCGCATTCGATTATGTGCCGAAACCGTTGCGCCAGGAGACTTTGCTGCGTGTGACGCGGGTTGCCCTGGAGCACAAGAACCTTCTTGACCAGCAAGAGCAGTTGCGTTCACGCCTGCAAACGGTTTTTGCCAGTGTCAAGGAAGGTATTTTTGTTTTTGATGAAGAATTACGGATTGTTGACGCCAACGACGCTGCTTTTGCCCTTTTTGAGTGTTGTCCGCAGGTGATTGGCCGGTTGCTGTCGGAATTGAATGACAAGGAACTTGCCGGGTTGAATGAAATTCGGCACATGCTTGAATCGCGTTGCGAAGGAGAAATTTTTCGGTTCGAGATGCCCTCCGCCAGCGGACAAACCAAAGTGTTCAGTCTGACGATGGCCGCGTTGGTTGCAGAACGATCGAACGCTCTTAGCGGGATCGTCATGACCGCCCGTGATGAAACCCGTCTCGACGCCCTTGAACGAAGCCTTGAGCAGCGGCAGCGCTTTGATAAGATGGTGGGCAAAAGCCGGGCGATGCAGGATGTCTATAAACTTGTCGATACGCTGGCCGATATCGATACGACCGTGTTGATCAGCGGTGAGAGCGGGACGGGAAAGGAATTGATCGCTGAATCGCTGCATTTTCGTGGCCTGCGGCGTGATGCCCCACTGGTCAAGGTGAACTGTGCCGCATTGCCCGACAACCTTCTGGAAAGTGAATTGTTCGGTCATGTCAAGGGGGCGTTCACCAGCGCGATGAGCGACCGGGTTGGACGTTTTCAACAGGCACATGGAGGAACGATTTTCCTCGATGAAATTGGTGATATCTCTCCGGCATTGCAAGTGCGATTACTCCGTGTTTTACAGGAAAAGGAGTTTGAACGTGTCGGAAGCAACGCGACGATCAGTGTCGACGTGCGGATTGTCGCTGCCTCCAATCGAAGTTTGCTGGAGCAGGTTAAAGCAGGAGCATTTCGCGAAGATCTTTATTACCGGCTCAAGGTCATTGAAATCAAAGCCCCGCCGTTACGTGAAAGAAAATCGGATATACCGTTGTTGATCAATCATTTTATCGATGAATTTAATTCCAAGTTTCATCGTTCCGTAGCTGGCCTGTCGCGTCAGGCCATGCAGTTGCTGATCGATTATAATTGGCCCGGCAATGTGCGTGAGCTTCAGCATGTTCTGGAACACGCGTTCATCCTTTGTCGTGACACGGTCCTGTCGGTGGAGCATTTACCGGGTGAATTTCAGGAAATGCTCGACGCAGCGACGAGTGCCTCCGTCGTTGTCAATGAAAAAGACCGGATTCTTGCGGTACTTGATCGAACCGGATGGAACAAAAGTCGCGCTGCGGATCTGATGGGAATCAGTCGGCGGACAATTTATCGAAAAATTGACGAATTCGGGATCAACGCGCCGGGCTGA
- a CDS encoding response regulator, with the protein MGKRILVADDSRTVLRILRLSLEKSAYEICAVENGLDAFNLFREETFDLLLTDLNMPGLDGIELIKKIRHELGDRTTPIIMLTTESQEAMKNAGREAGANGWIVKPFKSAQLLNLLHKVLG; encoded by the coding sequence ATGGGTAAACGAATTCTGGTCGCCGATGACTCCCGGACAGTTCTGCGTATTTTGCGTTTGTCGCTGGAAAAGAGTGCCTATGAAATTTGCGCGGTTGAAAACGGGCTTGATGCTTTTAATCTTTTCAGGGAAGAGACGTTTGATTTACTGTTAACCGATTTGAACATGCCGGGTCTTGACGGAATTGAATTGATTAAAAAAATCCGTCATGAATTGGGGGATCGAACGACACCGATCATTATGCTGACAACGGAATCGCAGGAGGCGATGAAAAATGCCGGGCGCGAAGCCGGTGCCAACGGTTGGATTGTCAAGCCGTTCAAATCCGCACAGCTATTGAACTTGCTGCATAAGGTTCTGGGTTGA
- a CDS encoding response regulator, which yields MGKKVMTVDDSSVVRQILKKTLSAAGYEVLEAVDGQDALNKLSTSPVDMVVTDLNMPNMDGVELIKSLRRQPGNRFLPIVMLTTESQQQIKEEGKKAGASGWIIKPFRPEQLLAVVRTVLG from the coding sequence ATGGGGAAGAAAGTCATGACGGTTGATGACTCATCCGTCGTTCGCCAGATATTGAAGAAGACCCTGTCCGCTGCCGGATACGAAGTGCTGGAAGCGGTTGATGGCCAGGATGCGCTGAACAAATTGAGCACCTCACCAGTCGATATGGTGGTCACTGATCTGAATATGCCGAATATGGACGGTGTTGAGCTGATTAAAAGTCTGCGTCGACAACCGGGTAACCGCTTTTTGCCGATTGTCATGTTGACGACCGAGTCGCAGCAGCAGATCAAGGAAGAAGGGAAAAAAGCAGGCGCGTCGGGGTGGATCATCAAACCCTTTCGTCCTGAACAATTGTTGGCCGTCGTGCGAACCGTTCTCGGCTGA
- a CDS encoding class I SAM-dependent rRNA methyltransferase, producing the protein MKTKRLKIGADTERMLRLGHPWVIADKYTRQWPPCHNGEIAELCSPDDKPLATALIDPHSRIVSRVLDRPGVRIDAHWLGRKFLKAMVLRKNHVDFARTDTCRLVNAEGDYVPGLTVERYSDFLMAQLYTESWQPHIKMIAQALRQTFDCHGAYLKYRPQQTRKLEAQGGAGQLIEHLFGEEAPAELTVRENGLCYRIDLDDGLHTGLFLDQRENRRDFMTRVRGKRVLNLFSYTGAFSVVAAVGGASQVVSVDVSEKYLQRARTNFVMNGITVADHQFITADCLRALQFMRQKGEQFDVILVDPPSFSTTKKGTFSTRGGTAELVTAALGVLKPGGLLVTSSNHQKVTLDDYLKELRRGALAAETNLHVLEVRGQGPDFAAPVTFPEGRYLKYVLAVRD; encoded by the coding sequence ATGAAGACGAAACGCCTGAAGATCGGAGCTGATACTGAACGCATGTTGCGACTGGGACATCCGTGGGTGATTGCGGACAAATACACGCGCCAGTGGCCGCCGTGTCACAACGGGGAGATTGCCGAACTGTGTTCGCCGGATGACAAACCCCTGGCAACCGCGCTGATCGATCCGCACAGCAGGATTGTTTCCCGAGTCCTTGATCGTCCGGGGGTGCGCATCGATGCCCACTGGCTGGGGAGAAAATTTTTAAAGGCTATGGTGTTGCGTAAAAACCATGTCGATTTTGCACGAACCGATACCTGTCGCCTGGTTAATGCGGAAGGGGATTATGTGCCGGGGCTGACCGTTGAACGCTACAGTGATTTTTTGATGGCGCAACTCTACACGGAATCCTGGCAACCGCATATCAAAATGATTGCTCAGGCTCTTCGGCAGACGTTCGATTGTCATGGTGCTTATCTGAAATACCGGCCGCAACAGACGCGCAAGCTTGAGGCGCAGGGCGGGGCGGGGCAATTGATTGAACATCTTTTTGGTGAGGAGGCGCCAGCTGAACTGACCGTTCGCGAAAACGGTCTGTGTTACCGGATTGATCTTGATGACGGTTTGCATACCGGGTTATTTCTCGACCAGCGCGAGAATCGTCGTGATTTTATGACGCGCGTTCGTGGCAAACGTGTTCTCAATCTTTTTTCCTACACCGGAGCATTTTCGGTCGTGGCCGCTGTCGGCGGGGCAAGTCAGGTTGTCAGTGTTGATGTGTCGGAAAAGTATTTGCAGCGGGCGCGAACGAATTTCGTCATGAATGGAATTACCGTCGCCGATCATCAATTCATCACCGCGGATTGTTTAAGGGCGCTGCAATTTATGCGGCAGAAGGGTGAGCAGTTCGATGTCATCCTGGTTGATCCGCCGTCGTTTTCCACCACCAAAAAAGGTACATTCTCAACCCGAGGGGGTACCGCAGAGCTGGTTACGGCGGCGCTTGGTGTCCTGAAGCCGGGTGGTTTGCTGGTGACGTCATCGAATCATCAAAAGGTGACGCTGGATGATTATCTGAAAGAGTTGCGACGCGGTGCCCTGGCGGCGGAAACAAATCTTCACGTCCTCGAAGTGCGTGGGCAGGGCCCCGATTTTGCGGCACCGGTGACATTTCCTGAGGGGCGTTATCTGAAGTACGTGCTGGCGGTACGGGATTGA
- a CDS encoding HAMP domain-containing protein gives MINFNLNLRQKVLYAFFALSLIPLLILALMSSHSLRLVEAILQDATTAALNVQAARALEMRAELTARSVADFLRSIEADLDELARLQPTPENYLSFSAGHQREIWYRAGTNAAPSAVREPVPIYSELAFIDRNGNELLRVVDGSLTTALRHVADPSATTYRSETYFRDALALPPGEIYVSHVTGWHVGKADQLRGASTPEGAVEGATFNGVVRFAVATRNPHGEITGVVVLSCDHRHLMEFTQHIDPTDKRWAVFPSYDSGNYAFMFDNEGWIITHPKFWDIRGIDPQGRLVPPYTAHSTAEDIAAGLIPYNLLHAEFIHPNYPVAADAVLAGRAGVVDVTNVGGSEKIMAFAPIFFAAGSYAESGVFGGITIGAELRNFHKAALSTSALIKLEFTRFVSQSWLLIIMTALLVLLAATWLARSITGPLLQLIEGTREMARGNPAPAVQVKSHDEVGTLAKSFSAMATELHIRRERLMKTLEDLRRSRQEILREKNFKMTIVENIDIGILTLSATGEISSMNGPARRILNLEGAEQLHYRQILQSWPEVLGMIEAPLSLPAPKLWSDSVELRRGEKSLTFRLVLLPLGTRAAGGFILTVGDITERVHLRNRVERMQRLASLGRLAAGVAHEIRNPLTGVNLLLDELHDRLLDHPADQLLIRRALEEIERLEGLVNELLNFATLPQSRLQVGELGGVLLDTLFLIQKQCQKTHVELQYSVPDNLPPLQIDKDKLKQAFLNIFTNALDAMPNGGRLWVSAVTMEDALQVVIEDSGEGMTEERIALIFEPFYTAKDGGIGLGLSITHNIISGHGGRIEVTSQPDRGTTFTLWFPLRK, from the coding sequence TTGCCCTTTCGCTGATCCCGTTATTGATTCTGGCCTTGATGTCGAGTCATAGTTTGCGGTTGGTGGAAGCTATCCTGCAAGACGCGACAACCGCGGCGCTCAATGTTCAGGCGGCGCGTGCCCTTGAGATGCGTGCCGAGCTGACCGCTCGCAGTGTCGCCGATTTTCTGCGCAGCATTGAGGCGGATCTGGATGAGTTGGCTCGACTGCAACCGACCCCTGAAAATTATTTATCGTTCAGTGCCGGACACCAACGGGAAATCTGGTATCGCGCCGGAACCAACGCCGCACCGTCCGCGGTTCGTGAGCCGGTGCCGATCTACAGTGAGCTTGCTTTTATTGATCGCAATGGCAATGAACTGTTGCGCGTGGTTGACGGCAGCCTGACGACTGCGTTGCGTCATGTCGCTGATCCGTCCGCTACGACCTATCGCAGCGAGACCTACTTTCGTGATGCGCTGGCTTTGCCGCCGGGGGAGATTTACGTTTCCCATGTCACCGGGTGGCATGTCGGCAAGGCGGATCAGTTGCGCGGCGCGTCAACGCCGGAAGGTGCGGTTGAAGGGGCAACGTTTAACGGGGTGGTGCGTTTTGCCGTCGCGACGCGCAATCCCCACGGGGAGATAACCGGGGTGGTTGTTCTGTCCTGCGATCACCGTCACCTGATGGAGTTTACCCAGCATATCGACCCGACCGATAAGCGCTGGGCTGTCTTCCCCTCGTACGACAGTGGTAATTACGCTTTCATGTTCGATAATGAGGGGTGGATCATCACCCATCCGAAATTCTGGGATATTCGCGGCATTGACCCGCAGGGTCGCTTGGTGCCACCCTATACGGCACATTCAACCGCGGAGGATATTGCTGCCGGGTTGATCCCCTATAACCTGCTTCATGCCGAGTTTATTCATCCCAACTATCCAGTGGCCGCTGATGCCGTTCTTGCCGGACGTGCCGGGGTTGTCGATGTGACCAACGTTGGCGGTTCAGAGAAAATCATGGCGTTTGCACCAATTTTCTTTGCGGCGGGGAGTTATGCCGAAAGCGGGGTGTTCGGCGGGATTACGATCGGCGCCGAACTGCGCAATTTTCACAAGGCGGCATTGTCAACATCCGCCCTGATCAAGCTTGAATTTACGCGCTTTGTCAGCCAGTCCTGGTTGCTGATCATAATGACCGCACTGCTTGTCCTGCTGGCGGCAACGTGGCTGGCGCGAAGTATCACCGGGCCGTTATTGCAACTTATTGAGGGAACCAGGGAGATGGCGCGCGGCAATCCTGCGCCGGCGGTGCAGGTCAAGTCTCACGATGAAGTCGGCACCCTGGCCAAGTCGTTCAGTGCGATGGCGACCGAATTGCACATCCGTCGTGAACGACTGATGAAAACACTTGAAGATTTGCGGCGTTCGCGACAGGAGATCTTGCGCGAGAAGAACTTTAAAATGACCATCGTCGAGAATATTGATATTGGCATCCTGACTCTTTCCGCGACGGGTGAAATCAGTTCAATGAACGGGCCAGCGCGACGTATTCTGAATCTGGAGGGGGCTGAACAGTTGCACTATCGCCAGATTCTGCAATCCTGGCCGGAGGTTTTGGGGATGATTGAAGCCCCGCTGAGCCTGCCCGCACCGAAGCTGTGGAGTGATAGTGTTGAATTACGCCGCGGGGAGAAATCGCTGACCTTTCGTCTCGTTCTGTTACCGCTGGGGACGCGTGCCGCCGGAGGGTTTATCCTGACCGTTGGCGATATTACCGAACGGGTTCATCTGCGCAACCGGGTTGAACGGATGCAGCGACTGGCGTCACTCGGACGGCTCGCGGCAGGGGTGGCGCACGAAATTCGGAATCCGTTGACCGGCGTCAATCTGCTGCTTGATGAGTTGCACGACCGGCTGCTCGACCACCCTGCCGATCAGCTGTTGATTCGTCGTGCGCTGGAGGAAATTGAGCGACTGGAGGGACTGGTTAACGAACTCCTTAATTTTGCCACCTTGCCGCAGTCAAGGTTGCAGGTCGGTGAGCTGGGCGGGGTGCTGCTTGACACCCTCTTTCTGATTCAGAAACAGTGTCAGAAAACACACGTTGAGTTGCAGTACAGCGTGCCTGATAATCTGCCGCCATTGCAGATCGATAAGGATAAGCTGAAGCAGGCATTCCTGAATATTTTTACCAATGCCCTCGATGCCATGCCGAACGGAGGGCGATTATGGGTATCTGCTGTCACCATGGAGGACGCTCTTCAAGTGGTTATTGAGGACAGCGGCGAGGGGATGACCGAGGAGCGGATTGCTTTAATTTTTGAACCGTTCTACACCGCCAAAGATGGTGGTATCGGTCTCGGGCTGTCGATTACGCACAATATCATCTCCGGACACGGTGGCCGGATCGAGGTGACCAGCCAGCCCGACAGGGGAACCACTTTTACTCTCTGGTTTCCATTACGGAAATGA
- a CDS encoding sigma-54 dependent transcriptional regulator, producing the protein MEKILIVDDESFIRENIERILTEDGYRPFSCDNGQQAVALVSDEEIDLVLLDLNLGSKSGLDVLRELKAVDPEVLVIIITGYGTVESAVKALKMGAYDYIKKPFKADAIRLIVRLALETKSLKRELRKLRRDDREQFNSTEMIGTSLALSEVYRQICEVAKHEHATVLITGESGTGKELAARAVHNLSARKERPFIEINCGSLPHNLLESELFGHERGAFTDAKTRKIGLFEEADGGTIFLDEIGEMDIGLQVKLLRVLEDRKIRRLGGVRNIDIDVRVVSATNTNLKEAIVARSFREDLYYRLNVFPLHMPPLRERSEDIPRLLDHFLQRFCREFNKPPREISREALDLLMHYSWPGNVRELRNLVERICIMYDVAVIGPQCLPKELFTEAETADFVPATDIPPGGIVLEEVMARLEKELVVRAVEITGGNIAKSARLLNIPRGTLRYKLRKYDHDKGC; encoded by the coding sequence ATGGAAAAAATTCTGATCGTCGATGATGAATCGTTTATCCGTGAAAATATTGAGCGGATCCTCACCGAAGATGGCTATCGGCCATTTTCCTGTGATAATGGTCAGCAGGCTGTTGCGTTAGTCAGCGATGAGGAAATCGATCTGGTTTTGCTTGACCTGAACCTGGGAAGCAAGAGCGGTCTCGATGTACTGCGCGAACTCAAGGCTGTCGATCCGGAAGTTCTGGTGATCATTATTACCGGCTACGGAACGGTCGAAAGTGCCGTCAAGGCTCTTAAAATGGGGGCCTATGACTATATTAAAAAACCGTTTAAAGCAGATGCCATTCGTCTGATCGTCCGGCTGGCGCTCGAAACAAAAAGCCTCAAGCGGGAATTGCGAAAGCTGCGCCGCGATGATCGCGAGCAGTTTAATTCCACCGAAATGATCGGGACAAGTCTGGCGCTGAGCGAAGTTTATCGGCAGATTTGTGAAGTCGCCAAACACGAGCATGCCACGGTGCTGATTACTGGTGAAAGTGGCACCGGCAAGGAGCTTGCGGCACGCGCGGTGCACAATTTGTCAGCGCGCAAAGAGCGGCCCTTTATCGAGATAAACTGCGGGTCGCTACCGCATAATCTTCTTGAGAGTGAACTGTTCGGTCATGAGCGTGGTGCCTTTACCGATGCAAAAACCCGTAAAATCGGGCTGTTTGAAGAAGCTGACGGGGGGACAATATTCCTCGATGAAATTGGTGAAATGGATATTGGTCTGCAAGTCAAGCTGCTACGGGTGCTGGAGGATCGCAAAATTCGTCGGCTCGGAGGAGTTCGGAATATTGATATCGATGTGCGCGTTGTCTCGGCGACCAATACCAATCTGAAAGAAGCCATCGTCGCCCGCTCATTTCGCGAAGATCTCTACTATCGGCTCAATGTATTTCCTTTGCACATGCCCCCGTTGCGTGAGCGCAGCGAGGATATTCCGCGTCTCCTCGATCATTTTCTGCAGCGCTTTTGCCGTGAATTCAATAAACCTCCCCGCGAAATTTCCCGCGAGGCTCTTGATCTGCTGATGCACTACTCCTGGCCTGGTAATGTGCGTGAATTACGCAATCTTGTCGAACGGATCTGCATCATGTACGATGTTGCGGTGATCGGTCCCCAGTGTTTGCCGAAAGAATTGTTCACTGAAGCCGAAACCGCCGATTTCGTTCCGGCGACAGATATTCCTCCGGGTGGGATTGTTCTTGAAGAAGTCATGGCGCGGCTGGAAAAGGAACTTGTCGTTCGAGCAGTGGAAATTACTGGCGGAAATATTGCGAAGTCAGCGCGCCTGCTGAATATTCCGCGGGGAACCTTGCGTTATAAATTGAGAAAATACGATCATGACAAAGGCTGCTGA
- a CDS encoding bifunctional aconitate hydratase 2/2-methylisocitrate dehydratase gives MIEAYLMHEQERNAQGIPALPLNPEQTVSLCTLLQSPPAGKEEFLLNLFTERISPGVDPAAEVKAAFLAEILKGTKKSPLIDKVKAVRILGTMIGGYNVQPLIDALSDAALADEAACALSAMTYIYDAAQQVFDLAKKNAAAKKVAESWAKAEWFTNKPEMPETITVKVFKVEGEINTDDFSPAGDAWSRPDIPLHALAMGKTRFPGGIQEIAKWREAGHQVAFVGDVVGTGSSRKSACNSVLWCIGDDIPCVPNKRRGGVIIGSVIAPIFFNTAQDSGALPLRMDVTTLNMGDVITINTVKGEVTDAAGKVLTTFAIKPNTVPDEYRAGGRIPLIIGRAVTTKARAALNLSGAEIFAQPENPTPKPGQGYTQAQKMVGKACGVAGVLPGTACEPAMTTVGSQDTTGPMTADELKELACLKFLSPMFMQSFCHTAAYPKPADVKMHANLPKFIADREGVALRPGDGVIHSWLNRLLIPDTVGTGGDSHTRFPIGISFPAGSGLVAFGGALGFMPLDMPESVLVRFKGQFNEGITLRDAVNAIPYWAIKQGHLTVPKKNKVNIFNGRILEMEGLPDLSVEQAFELTDAAAERSAAAGCIKLSEKSVCTYLRSNVALMKKMIADGYQHPATLQKRIDAVNEWLKNPQLISADANAEYAAVIEIDLAEITEPILACPNDPDDVKLLSEVAGTPIQDVYLGSCMTNIGHFRAAAEIWRGQKFNPNVRTWICPPTRMDQTKLKEEAIFSVYSAMGARIEIAGCSLCMGNQARVPDGVNMFSTSTRNFDDRIGNGAKVYLGSAELGAVTSNIGKLPTPTEYLAVYKEKVAPQQETIYKYLQFDEMDGYK, from the coding sequence ATGATTGAAGCCTATCTGATGCACGAACAGGAGCGCAATGCCCAGGGTATCCCGGCACTCCCGTTGAATCCCGAGCAGACGGTTAGTCTTTGCACGCTGTTGCAAAGCCCCCCCGCGGGTAAAGAAGAGTTTTTGCTGAATCTCTTCACTGAACGAATCTCCCCCGGTGTCGATCCTGCCGCCGAGGTCAAGGCGGCGTTTCTGGCCGAGATTCTGAAAGGGACAAAAAAGTCGCCGCTGATTGACAAAGTCAAAGCCGTGCGGATTCTCGGCACGATGATCGGCGGTTACAATGTGCAGCCGCTGATCGACGCTTTGAGCGACGCCGCTCTGGCGGACGAGGCGGCCTGTGCGCTTTCGGCGATGACCTATATTTACGACGCGGCTCAGCAGGTATTTGACCTGGCAAAGAAGAATGCTGCTGCAAAAAAGGTGGCTGAATCGTGGGCGAAAGCCGAGTGGTTCACGAATAAACCGGAAATGCCCGAAACCATCACGGTCAAGGTGTTCAAGGTCGAAGGGGAGATCAACACCGACGATTTTTCCCCGGCTGGTGACGCCTGGAGCCGCCCGGACATTCCGCTTCATGCGCTGGCCATGGGTAAAACCCGTTTTCCCGGCGGAATTCAGGAGATCGCCAAGTGGCGCGAAGCCGGGCATCAAGTTGCTTTTGTGGGCGATGTCGTCGGTACCGGTTCGTCACGTAAATCAGCCTGTAACAGCGTCCTGTGGTGTATCGGTGATGACATCCCCTGTGTGCCGAACAAACGTCGCGGCGGGGTTATTATCGGCAGTGTTATTGCGCCGATTTTCTTCAATACCGCACAGGATTCCGGCGCTCTGCCGTTACGCATGGACGTCACCACACTGAACATGGGTGATGTCATCACGATCAACACGGTCAAAGGGGAAGTGACCGACGCAGCGGGCAAGGTGCTTACCACCTTCGCGATCAAACCGAATACGGTACCGGATGAGTATCGTGCTGGCGGGCGGATTCCGTTGATCATCGGTCGTGCGGTGACCACCAAAGCGCGCGCCGCTCTCAATCTGAGTGGTGCCGAGATTTTCGCTCAGCCGGAGAACCCTACCCCCAAGCCGGGACAGGGGTATACCCAGGCACAGAAGATGGTTGGCAAGGCCTGCGGCGTTGCGGGAGTCCTCCCCGGCACCGCCTGCGAACCGGCGATGACCACTGTCGGCTCACAGGATACCACTGGCCCGATGACTGCCGACGAGCTGAAAGAACTGGCCTGCCTCAAGTTCCTGTCACCGATGTTCATGCAGTCGTTCTGTCACACCGCCGCCTATCCGAAGCCGGCTGATGTGAAGATGCATGCCAATCTGCCAAAATTCATTGCCGACCGCGAAGGGGTGGCCTTGCGTCCCGGCGACGGCGTTATTCACAGCTGGCTGAATCGGCTGTTGATTCCCGACACCGTCGGTACCGGTGGCGACAGCCACACCCGTTTCCCGATCGGCATCAGCTTCCCGGCCGGTTCCGGACTGGTCGCTTTTGGTGGCGCCCTCGGCTTCATGCCGCTCGACATGCCGGAATCGGTGCTGGTGCGTTTCAAAGGTCAATTCAACGAAGGCATCACCCTGCGCGACGCCGTCAACGCTATCCCTTACTGGGCAATCAAACAGGGGCACTTGACGGTGCCGAAGAAAAACAAGGTCAATATCTTTAACGGACGTATTCTGGAGATGGAAGGGTTGCCGGATCTTTCGGTTGAGCAGGCTTTTGAGCTGACTGACGCCGCCGCCGAGCGTAGCGCTGCTGCCGGCTGTATCAAACTTTCTGAAAAGTCGGTCTGTACCTATCTACGTTCCAACGTGGCGTTGATGAAGAAGATGATTGCGGACGGGTATCAGCATCCTGCCACCTTGCAGAAGCGTATCGACGCGGTCAACGAGTGGCTGAAAAATCCGCAATTGATAAGCGCTGATGCCAATGCCGAGTATGCAGCGGTGATCGAAATCGATCTTGCCGAAATCACCGAACCGATCCTCGCCTGTCCGAATGATCCCGATGATGTCAAGCTCCTCTCGGAGGTTGCCGGAACCCCGATTCAGGATGTTTACCTCGGCTCCTGTATGACCAATATCGGTCATTTCCGCGCTGCCGCTGAAATCTGGCGCGGGCAGAAGTTCAACCCGAATGTCCGCACCTGGATCTGCCCGCCGACCCGCATGGATCAGACCAAGCTCAAGGAAGAAGCGATCTTCTCCGTGTACAGCGCCATGGGAGCGCGCATCGAGATCGCCGGGTGTTCACTCTGTATGGGGAATCAGGCCCGCGTGCCTGACGGCGTCAACATGTTTTCCACCAGCACCCGAAACTTTGATGATCGTATCGGTAACGGAGCCAAGGTTTATCTTGGTAGCGCCGAGCTCGGTGCGGTGACGTCGAATATCGGTAAACTGCCGACTCCGACCGAGTATCTCGCGGTCTACAAGGAGAAGGTTGCTCCGCAGCAGGAGACGATTTATAAATACCTGCAATTTGACGAAATGGACGGCTACAAGTAA